One Astatotilapia calliptera chromosome 1, fAstCal1.2, whole genome shotgun sequence DNA segment encodes these proteins:
- the LOC113026571 gene encoding uncharacterized protein LOC113026571 yields the protein MPDPATQRLEIVRTVESLCDKWLHCSSEEEREEFARQVGVCVSVFPWLWETLHPLVSDLLVSALRLRPQQRPGGRAPSPEPCHRAVAPPPHEPVAVRVGTVRLTTDTPLAHTSSASASSPPPACTEMPEAVDFGEEERQQVLRAYREDELRWKPWLISEEELPPAAPPRTGRPSSLPRSDYSSPASFLARMWSEDEEPVITENQVPSASTSRRKRRSRRRRSSLRHVSPSTERHEEAVEVMDFDLEERQSAACAQLEEEQRGKPGLAPHYGEIFRGTRLAFGGPRSCQELPPDAPPTLASSASASPQEAPLSALTGPTAKKKRRSRRHRITRCSEHTPALLHVYQ from the coding sequence ATGCCGGACCCAGCGACACAAAGACTGGAGATTGTCCGGACAGTGGAGTCGCTGTGCGACAAGTGGCTGCACTGTTCCAGTGAGGAGGAACGGGAGGAGTTCGCCCGCCAGGTAggggtgtgcgtgtctgtgttcccctggttatgggagacgctgcaccccctcgtcagcgACCTTCTCGTCTCCGCTCTCCGACTCCGTCCGCAGCAGCGGCCCGGTGGGCGTGCACCTTCACCAGAGCCGTGCCATCGCGCCGTTGCCCCGCCGCCTCATGAGCCAGTGGCGGTCAGAGTCGGAACGGTGAGGCTCACCACGGACACACCATTGGCTCACACTTCATCAGCTTCCGCATCTTCGCCACCGCCTGCCTGCACGGAGATGCCCGAGGCTGTTGACTTCGGTGAGGAGGAGCGGCAGCAGGTGTTGCGAGCGTATCGGGAGGATGAGCTACGCTGGAAGCCCTGGCTTATCTCCGAGGAGGAGCTTCCGCCAGCCGCCCCGCCTCGGACCGGCCGCCCGTCCTCGCTGCCTCGATCGGACTACTCTTCTCCCGCTTCCTTTCTGGCGCGGATGTGGTCGGAAGACGAGGAGCCAGTCATCACAGAAAACCAAGTTCCATCCGCGTCCACTTCAAGACGGAAGCGGCGTTCACGTCGCCGTCGCTCATCGCTACGGCATGTCTCGCCCTCCACTGAACGACACGAGGAGGCTGTGGAGGTAATGGATTTCGACCTCGAGGAGCGGCAGAGCGCCGCATGCGCGCAACTGGAGGAGGAGCAACGGGGGAAGCCAGGGCTCGCTCCTCACTACGGTGAGATTTTCCGCGGGACACGCCTGGCCTTTGGGGGCCCCCGGAGTTGCCAGGAGCTCCCACCTGACGCTCCGCCAACACTCGCATCCTCAGCCTCTGCGTCACCGCAGGAGGCTCCACTTTCCGCGTTAACGGGGCCCACGGCCAAGAAAAAACGGCGTTCGCGTCGTCACCGCATCACCCGATGCTCGGAG